A DNA window from Brenneria izadpanahii contains the following coding sequences:
- a CDS encoding TonB-dependent siderophore receptor has translation MFKTTKKPLTHLISLNTDNHRIPLAIASVLLASPLSYAATADDTTRSDTIVVTAGGESVTAPLKGIVAKESAAGTKTSTPLVKTPQTISVITRDQMDAQAVSSVSDALSYSSGAFTNYRGSSNRNDEVVVRGFRFAPKFLDGLSYGLSGQGAALGTFDPWLLERVELVHGPASVLYGQVNPGGLVSMTSKRPTAQDIRKVKFSGGNQHLAEAAFDFGGALNDDQSLLYRLNGIASTKHEFIKDSKRERVAIAPALTWLPNADTSFTLLTSYQNDPKAGFRNFLPVYGTVKESVAGYIPYDMNVSEPSYNQSKREQTAIGYIFDHTFNDVFSFQQNVRYSQLDETYRYLVYTAGSETYTDTILGRRPAKEQTKIDELGLDNQLKAQFDTGVVKHSAIGGLDYKWQNRDYKYWRLSCDGCSFDWANPVYGITIGELPLFDSTKKKLDQVGVYLQDQMEWNNWNLLLSGRQDWSEVRTLDRTNNTTKQQNDNKFTGRAGLLYAFDNGISPYISYSTSFEPNLDSGAPGTDPFKPTTGEQKEVGVKFQPKGSDTILTLSLFDITQKNITSTNSVTRYSEQIGEVESKGLESELRTQLTPEISLMAAYSYTDAETKESVSDNNPVGKTPAAIPKHSASAWGSYRFLSGALKGVTVGTGVRYIGASYGDNKESFKVPAYTLYDAMASYDLGEASSRLKGAEVQLNVNNLTDKHYVASCSGTSACFYGVGRSIIASVSYSW, from the coding sequence ATGTTTAAAACGACAAAAAAACCATTAACCCATCTAATTAGTCTCAATACCGATAATCACCGCATACCGCTGGCTATCGCCTCTGTGTTACTGGCGTCGCCACTGAGCTATGCCGCCACGGCAGACGATACAACACGTAGCGATACGATCGTCGTGACGGCAGGCGGTGAAAGCGTTACCGCGCCGCTGAAAGGCATCGTCGCCAAAGAAAGCGCCGCCGGTACCAAGACCAGCACGCCATTGGTAAAAACCCCGCAAACCATTAGCGTTATCACGCGCGATCAAATGGATGCCCAGGCGGTTTCCTCGGTATCGGACGCGCTGAGTTATTCCAGCGGCGCTTTTACCAACTATCGTGGTTCGTCCAACCGCAATGACGAGGTGGTAGTGCGCGGCTTTCGCTTCGCGCCTAAATTTCTGGACGGCCTAAGCTATGGGCTGAGCGGGCAAGGGGCGGCGCTAGGAACGTTTGATCCCTGGCTGCTGGAACGGGTGGAACTGGTGCATGGTCCGGCTTCGGTGCTGTACGGTCAGGTCAACCCCGGCGGATTGGTCAGCATGACCAGCAAGCGCCCGACGGCGCAGGATATCCGCAAGGTGAAGTTTAGCGGCGGTAATCAGCATCTGGCTGAAGCGGCATTTGACTTCGGCGGCGCGCTGAATGACGACCAGTCCCTGCTTTACCGTCTGAACGGAATCGCCAGTACTAAACATGAATTCATCAAAGATTCTAAACGGGAACGTGTTGCCATCGCCCCGGCGCTGACCTGGCTGCCGAATGCCGATACCAGCTTTACCCTGCTGACAAGCTATCAGAACGACCCGAAGGCCGGATTCCGTAATTTCTTGCCGGTATACGGTACCGTCAAGGAGAGCGTCGCTGGTTATATTCCTTACGATATGAACGTCAGCGAACCGAGCTATAACCAGTCGAAACGGGAACAGACGGCAATCGGTTATATTTTCGATCACACCTTTAACGATGTGTTTTCGTTCCAGCAGAACGTGCGTTACTCGCAGTTGGATGAAACCTATAGATATCTGGTTTATACCGCGGGCAGCGAGACATATACCGATACCATTTTGGGCCGCCGTCCCGCCAAAGAGCAAACCAAGATTGATGAACTGGGATTGGATAACCAGTTGAAAGCGCAGTTCGATACGGGGGTGGTTAAGCACAGCGCCATCGGCGGTCTGGATTATAAGTGGCAAAACCGCGACTACAAATATTGGCGCCTCTCTTGCGACGGGTGTTCATTCGACTGGGCCAATCCGGTATATGGTATTACGATCGGCGAATTGCCGTTGTTTGATAGTACCAAGAAAAAGCTCGATCAGGTGGGCGTCTACTTGCAGGATCAGATGGAGTGGAATAACTGGAACCTGCTGCTGTCCGGCCGCCAGGACTGGAGCGAGGTACGCACGCTGGACCGTACCAACAACACCACCAAGCAGCAGAACGATAACAAATTCACCGGTCGCGCCGGCCTGCTGTACGCTTTCGACAACGGTATTTCACCCTATATCAGTTATAGCACGTCATTTGAACCTAATCTGGATTCCGGCGCGCCGGGGACCGATCCCTTTAAACCCACTACCGGCGAGCAGAAAGAAGTCGGGGTGAAATTCCAACCTAAAGGCAGCGACACAATCCTGACGTTGTCGCTGTTTGATATTACCCAGAAGAACATTACTTCTACTAACAGCGTGACCAGGTACAGCGAGCAGATCGGCGAAGTGGAATCCAAAGGTCTGGAAAGCGAGTTGCGTACTCAGCTAACGCCGGAAATCAGCCTGATGGCGGCCTATAGCTATACCGACGCCGAGACGAAGGAAAGCGTCAGCGACAACAATCCTGTGGGCAAGACACCCGCCGCCATTCCGAAACATAGCGCGTCCGCCTGGGGTAGTTACCGGTTCCTGAGCGGTGCGCTGAAAGGCGTTACCGTCGGTACCGGCGTACGCTATATCGGCGCCAGTTACGGTGATAATAAGGAAAGCTTTAAGGTTCCCGCTTATACCCTGTATGACGCGATGGCGAGTTACGACCTGGGTGAAGCGTCGTCACGTTTGAAGGGGGCGGAGGTGCAGCTCAACGTCAATAATCTTACCGATAAGCACTATGTCGCTTCCTGTAGCGGTACCTCAGCCTGCTTTTATGGCGTCGGTCGCAGCATTATCGCCAGCGTCAGCTATAGCTGGTAA